A single window of Entomoplasma ellychniae DNA harbors:
- a CDS encoding ABC transporter ATP-binding protein, which produces MKRHKEISKNRAFIHLFVKYYKQDFKKNWWVIPNFIFWAFLLFMAPLITNQINLSFQAEKIKVGFWLIDDWGLSILQLIWLSMTLLFLNVFNSFLFNWWSNTFAKQIETHLRNEILEKLIRQDISYYSDKKIGELLTNVISDSQIVGNQAINIPMTIASSIFQLAIGLLLTFILEWKIALVGFILFALIFTMFLICYFALVSKWEKVRLTMEKTNGDVIDRVISVRLIKSSGTEAYETQNFKDKHVDYYNLGKPIGKWISAFAVVVFAGDFLLLFTAPVFSAVFYGGGADSSRIQQFFSIFPAFVMAQGMLTVPIISLFLISGGLAMAGVSSSRILRTLNAPSRLDFHYNQGIELKDLKGDIIFENINFRYPEKPENLILPNFNFTLQYGKSYAFVGETGSGKSTIAKLLLRFYDPSEGRVLINKNNDLKEVNLSTYLSHVGYVEQEPQILFGNVLENIKYGSFAKTDDEAIEACKKAELHALVMSWPEGYQTILGERGFMLSGGQKQRLVIARMFLKNPELLILDEATSALDNIVEKEIQTKLNELMKGRTSVTIAHKLSTIKNVDQIVVLGGNGAGIIQQGTFKELTTTPGHFKNLYDAGKMVKEI; this is translated from the coding sequence ATGAAAAGACATAAAGAAATAAGCAAAAATAGAGCTTTTATTCATTTATTTGTTAAATACTATAAACAAGATTTTAAAAAAAATTGATGAGTTATTCCTAACTTTATTTTTTGAGCATTCTTATTGTTTATGGCCCCGTTAATAACTAACCAAATAAATTTATCATTTCAAGCAGAAAAAATAAAAGTTGGATTTTGATTGATTGATGATTGAGGTTTATCAATCTTGCAATTAATTTGATTATCAATGACTTTATTATTTTTAAATGTATTTAATTCATTTTTATTTAATTGATGGTCAAACACATTTGCTAAACAAATTGAAACTCATTTAAGAAATGAAATATTAGAAAAATTAATAAGACAAGATATATCCTATTATTCTGATAAAAAAATAGGTGAATTATTAACAAATGTTATTTCAGATTCACAAATTGTAGGTAATCAAGCCATTAATATACCAATGACTATAGCCAGTTCAATTTTTCAATTAGCAATTGGTTTATTATTAACTTTTATTTTAGAATGAAAAATTGCTCTTGTTGGTTTTATTTTATTTGCATTAATTTTTACAATGTTTTTAATTTGTTATTTTGCATTAGTATCTAAATGAGAAAAAGTTAGATTAACTATGGAAAAAACAAATGGTGATGTTATTGATCGTGTTATATCTGTTAGATTAATTAAATCATCTGGAACAGAAGCATATGAAACACAAAATTTTAAAGATAAACATGTTGATTACTATAATTTAGGAAAACCTATTGGTAAATGAATTAGTGCATTTGCTGTTGTTGTTTTTGCTGGGGACTTTTTATTGTTATTTACAGCTCCTGTATTTTCTGCTGTATTTTATGGTGGTGGAGCTGATAGTAGTAGAATTCAACAATTCTTTAGTATTTTCCCAGCATTTGTAATGGCACAAGGAATGTTAACCGTGCCTATTATATCTTTGTTCTTAATATCTGGTGGTTTAGCTATGGCTGGGGTTTCTTCTTCAAGAATTCTTAGAACTTTAAACGCACCTTCAAGACTTGATTTTCATTACAATCAAGGCATAGAGTTAAAAGATTTAAAAGGTGATATTATTTTTGAAAATATTAACTTTAGATATCCAGAAAAACCAGAAAATTTAATTTTGCCTAATTTTAACTTTACTTTACAATATGGAAAATCATATGCATTTGTTGGTGAAACTGGGTCTGGTAAATCTACGATTGCTAAATTATTATTAAGATTTTATGATCCAAGCGAAGGTAGAGTTTTAATTAATAAAAATAATGATTTAAAAGAAGTTAATCTTTCAACTTATTTAAGCCATGTTGGATATGTAGAACAAGAACCTCAAATTCTTTTTGGGAATGTTTTAGAAAATATTAAATATGGTAGTTTTGCAAAAACTGATGATGAAGCAATTGAAGCTTGTAAAAAAGCAGAATTACATGCGTTAGTTATGTCATGACCAGAAGGTTATCAAACTATTCTTGGTGAACGTGGATTTATGTTATCGGGTGGTCAAAAACAAAGATTAGTTATTGCGAGAATGTTTTTAAAAAATCCTGAGTTATTAATTTTAGATGAAGCTACTTCAGCACTAGACAATATTGTTGAAAAAGAAATTCAAACAAAATTAAATGAACTGATGAAGGGTAGAACAAGTGTGACTATTGCACATAAATTATCAACTATTAAAAATGTCGATCAAATTGTTGTTTTAGGTGGTAATGGTGCTGGAATTATTCAACAAGGAACTTTTAAAGAATTAACAACAACACCTGGTCATTTTAAAAATCTATATGATGCAGGTAAAATGGTGAAAGAAATTTAG
- a CDS encoding RsmE family RNA methyltransferase translates to MFRFFVNKKIKDNFLIERKDTHHIKNVIKLQVGEKIECVFENNVYLSEISDLSQSDIVLAKELQLIKTNSVKVQKTLIAGVLREQKWDWLLQKATELGVDQIVPVVFSRNVVKIDINKKANKVKRWQTICDTAAKQSKRNNIPLVCDIVEDIYELKQYLNDINLVAWEEELDIPLNNYLENDFNSISFIIGCEGGIDIKEIKKLNAIGFNNVSLGNNILRAETAPLYILSSLIYLNK, encoded by the coding sequence ATGTTTAGGTTTTTTGTAAATAAAAAAATAAAGGATAATTTCTTAATTGAAAGAAAAGATACTCATCATATTAAAAATGTAATTAAACTACAAGTTGGTGAAAAAATTGAATGTGTTTTTGAAAATAATGTCTATTTATCTGAAATATCAGACTTATCACAAAGTGACATTGTTTTGGCAAAAGAATTGCAATTAATTAAAACTAATAGTGTTAAAGTTCAAAAAACATTAATTGCTGGTGTATTAAGAGAACAAAAATGAGATTGATTATTACAAAAAGCAACAGAATTGGGTGTTGATCAAATTGTACCTGTAGTTTTTAGTCGTAATGTTGTGAAAATTGATATCAATAAAAAAGCGAATAAAGTTAAAAGATGACAAACAATTTGTGATACTGCAGCTAAACAATCCAAAAGAAACAACATACCATTAGTTTGTGATATTGTTGAAGATATTTATGAATTGAAACAATATTTAAACGATATTAATTTAGTAGCTTGAGAAGAAGAGTTAGATATACCTTTAAACAATTATTTAGAAAATGATTTTAACTCAATTAGTTTTATTATTGGTTGTGAAGGTGGAATTGACATTAAAGAAATTAAAAAACTGAATGCTATAGGTTTTAATAATGTCAGCCTTGGTAATAATATATTAAGAGCAGAAACAGCACCCTTATATATATTGAGTTCACTTATTTATTTAAATAAATAA
- a CDS encoding type IV secretory system conjugative DNA transfer family protein produces the protein MKLQLWNKIIKRFFLWQLLLAIPIAILIWFCITALLGAMSSKTPFNLFFVLTGKFNLMWPIFIGVMIFVLMLFLNWALAITIYSKFWRSGYRQHIDTKDITASKLVIDDRNIIDDEPKWKTQNGSIYDIKVKQSKDSMQNFNESLQIELNKLKSGFVVRNVWDAKAKVLNTSAASDVNGFVLGDPGSGKTAGIILPTIIYNIKLKNKSSMIINDPKGELYQKTSKTFIENGYEVKTFNLQEPNKSDAWNPLTSIFEIWQKYLHPTSEIDNSRKLGQVSEPKAMIQSHCNLARCYTHFSLSCKECIENLVNDHYIESNPNWYIGFIKITNENKNESFDVYFSSQSEMENWITQEKRKLKGETFGQIAELASSLYTTPDPKNEFFYSAAREFFEGTLQFMLALNAKYPKMVTIDNFNLKSIRKILSNKNKFFEKISQHSYDVEKAQKLLIEIKNQNKSSKKVQELESFISKNTLSENDWQTRLADVTITFKKDPGNVENWWKTLTNDLIIFDNIELENIICQNTINVEDAIKKPTVIFLIVPDNKKAYVSLVSLFVGQIYAELISIASKRANLALERKVLFILEEFGSMNKIDQFISAFSICRSRNINILICLQKESQLTEKYGINNTKSILGNCQLNYFVSSTERDDYEKYSKSFGIRAELKRSYNTRDNEASESLDKTALISADELQQLPKPLVAILLNDKKYISYLLPSWIGENEYIDYYGKKVYDHSPIENNFIKKKTMLYSEKYEIDLWNELKNIIKQTEEQQIGKTKPEVKIMVDENSNITKVKEIHVLDDRNLTELIEQLNDLRNQNNITPEIRRKIVELRAAIIKKQRINN, from the coding sequence ATGAAACTGCAATTATGAAATAAAATAATTAAAAGATTTTTCTTGTGACAATTATTATTGGCTATTCCAATAGCTATTTTAATTTGATTTTGTATAACAGCATTACTTGGTGCTATGAGTTCTAAAACCCCTTTTAACTTATTTTTTGTGTTAACTGGAAAGTTTAATTTGATGTGACCTATTTTTATTGGAGTGATGATTTTTGTTTTGATGTTATTTTTAAATTGAGCATTAGCTATCACAATATATTCAAAATTTTGAAGAAGCGGGTATAGACAACATATTGACACAAAAGATATAACAGCTAGTAAGTTAGTTATTGATGATCGAAATATTATTGATGATGAACCTAAATGAAAAACTCAAAATGGCTCTATTTATGACATAAAGGTCAAACAATCAAAAGATTCTATGCAAAATTTTAATGAGAGTCTACAAATTGAATTAAACAAATTGAAATCAGGATTTGTTGTTCGCAATGTTTGAGATGCAAAAGCTAAAGTATTAAACACTTCAGCTGCAAGTGATGTTAATGGTTTTGTTCTTGGTGATCCTGGGTCAGGTAAAACTGCTGGAATTATCTTGCCAACAATAATTTATAACATTAAATTAAAAAATAAATCATCTATGATTATAAACGATCCAAAAGGAGAGTTATACCAAAAAACGTCCAAAACTTTTATTGAAAATGGTTATGAAGTTAAAACCTTTAATTTGCAAGAACCAAATAAATCTGATGCATGAAATCCTCTGACTTCTATTTTTGAAATTTGACAAAAATATTTACATCCAACAAGTGAAATTGACAATTCAAGAAAATTAGGTCAAGTTAGTGAACCAAAAGCAATGATACAATCCCATTGCAACTTAGCTAGGTGTTACACGCACTTCTCGTTAAGTTGTAAAGAATGTATTGAAAACTTAGTGAATGACCACTACATCGAATCTAATCCAAACTGATATATAGGATTTATTAAAATAACAAATGAAAATAAAAATGAAAGCTTCGATGTTTATTTTTCATCCCAAAGTGAGATGGAAAATTGAATTACTCAAGAAAAAAGAAAACTAAAGGGTGAAACTTTTGGTCAAATTGCTGAATTAGCAAGTTCTTTATATACTACTCCAGATCCGAAAAATGAATTCTTTTATTCTGCAGCTAGAGAATTTTTTGAAGGAACTTTACAATTTATGTTAGCCTTGAATGCTAAATATCCAAAAATGGTAACTATAGATAATTTTAACTTAAAATCAATTAGAAAAATTTTATCTAATAAAAACAAGTTTTTTGAAAAAATATCTCAACACTCATATGATGTAGAAAAAGCTCAAAAACTTTTAATAGAAATTAAAAACCAAAATAAGAGTTCAAAAAAAGTTCAAGAACTTGAAAGTTTTATTTCTAAAAATACATTGTCTGAAAATGACTGACAAACTAGATTAGCTGATGTTACAATTACATTTAAAAAAGACCCTGGTAATGTTGAAAATTGATGAAAGACATTAACTAATGATTTAATTATTTTTGACAACATTGAATTAGAAAACATAATCTGTCAGAATACAATAAACGTCGAAGACGCGATTAAAAAACCAACAGTTATATTTTTAATAGTGCCAGACAACAAAAAAGCCTATGTTTCACTTGTTTCACTATTTGTTGGGCAAATTTATGCAGAACTTATTTCAATTGCTTCTAAACGTGCTAATTTGGCTCTTGAGCGTAAAGTTTTATTTATTCTTGAAGAATTTGGTTCAATGAATAAAATAGATCAGTTTATCTCAGCATTTTCAATTTGTAGAAGTAGAAATATAAATATTTTAATTTGTCTTCAAAAAGAAAGTCAATTGACTGAGAAATATGGAATAAACAATACCAAATCAATTTTAGGTAACTGTCAATTAAATTATTTTGTTTCTTCAACGGAGAGAGACGATTATGAAAAATACTCAAAATCTTTTGGGATAAGAGCAGAATTAAAAAGAAGCTACAATACTAGAGATAATGAAGCAAGTGAATCTTTAGATAAAACTGCTTTAATATCAGCAGATGAACTTCAACAATTACCAAAACCTTTAGTAGCTATTTTGTTAAATGATAAAAAATACATTTCATATTTATTACCTTCTTGAATTGGTGAAAACGAGTATATTGATTATTATGGTAAAAAAGTTTATGATCACTCACCAATTGAAAACAATTTTATTAAAAAGAAAACTATGTTATATTCTGAAAAATATGAAATAGATTTGTGAAATGAATTAAAAAATATCATTAAGCAAACAGAAGAACAACAAATTGGTAAAACAAAACCCGAAGTTAAAATAATGGTTGATGAAAATTCTAATATTACCAAAGTAAAAGAAATTCACGTTTTGGATGATAGAAATTTAACAGAACTAATTGAACAGTTAAATGATTTAAGAAACCAAAATAATATAACACCTGAAATTAGACGTAAAATAGTAGAATTAAGAGCTGCTATAATAAAAAAACAACGCATTAATAATTAA
- a CDS encoding Mbov_0401 family ICE element transposase-like protein, with translation MLFNCREEFAKILKTKKLELERLDYELLIKRDKRRYKLIRLAKRCIVSEFGYLKINRRVYFDNFDKKYVKLLDVHLNLNKYVKIDPDLKAKIEDQLGSGKKYKDIIDMFPNAHLSLMTISRIFKSVENDKKRNEVTKKVLLKNNQVVYIFVDDAFLNVDRFRSKKRWKYNRGKDTKVRVISFCTGYDKKTLNLKRKKLANKRNTFLIGKNENISTEALSFKIYELGCNFYENFDNAHLVVGGDGATWIKNLANYLEADYILDRYHAVRELKKVFLNNSIKNSETLFKTALSYFYKGMYEELIQILEIFACNSILKYFKNNVKGIENQNKTWNIGVSAESVVSGLVKSTLGYGSKIFSFKVIKNILNARNFNLNNNLGF, from the coding sequence ATGTTATTTAACTGTCGAGAAGAATTTGCAAAAATTCTAAAAACAAAAAAACTTGAACTTGAAAGACTTGATTATGAATTGCTAATAAAGAGAGATAAAAGAAGATATAAATTGATAAGGTTAGCTAAAAGATGTATTGTTAGTGAATTTGGATATTTAAAAATAAATAGAAGGGTTTATTTTGATAATTTTGATAAAAAGTATGTGAAGTTGTTAGATGTTCACTTAAATTTAAATAAATACGTTAAGATTGATCCTGATTTAAAAGCAAAAATAGAAGATCAATTAGGTAGTGGTAAAAAATATAAAGACATTATAGACATGTTTCCCAATGCTCACTTATCATTGATGACAATTTCAAGAATATTTAAATCTGTTGAAAATGACAAAAAAAGAAATGAAGTTACTAAAAAAGTTTTATTAAAAAATAATCAAGTAGTTTATATTTTTGTTGATGATGCTTTTTTAAATGTAGATCGATTTAGGTCTAAAAAAAGGTGAAAATATAACAGAGGAAAGGACACTAAAGTTAGGGTTATTTCTTTTTGTACTGGTTATGATAAAAAAACATTAAATCTTAAACGAAAGAAATTAGCCAATAAAAGAAATACTTTTTTAATTGGAAAAAATGAAAACATTTCTACTGAAGCTTTATCATTTAAAATTTATGAATTAGGGTGTAATTTTTATGAAAATTTTGATAATGCTCATTTAGTCGTTGGTGGTGATGGTGCTACTTGAATAAAAAATCTAGCTAATTATTTAGAAGCTGACTATATATTAGATCGATATCATGCTGTTAGGGAATTAAAGAAAGTCTTCTTAAATAATTCTATAAAGAATTCTGAAACATTATTCAAAACAGCTTTAAGTTATTTTTACAAAGGAATGTATGAAGAACTTATACAAATTTTAGAAATTTTTGCATGTAATTCGATATTAAAATATTTTAAAAATAACGTCAAAGGAATTGAAAACCAAAATAAAACTTGAAATATTGGTGTGAGTGCTGAATCTGTTGTTTCTGGACTTGTTAAAAGTACTCTTGGTTATGGTTCTAAGATATTTTCTTTTAAAGTTATAAAAAACATATTAAATGCTAGAAATTTCAATTTAAACAATAATTTAGGTTTTTAA
- a CDS encoding lipoprotein — protein MKKILSIIAAFSLTVTSSFAVVACNKQIKIVDIKRSVSHIQNKTDINEVNQELIKVKVDGVKKIEAFEIENNETDVTIKISVVEGRKIDSDNFVLTKAIADKAIDNPIVPDGEYEMSFEEYIKNFSVTTGAEQEFHGDWNIDYFDLTKNQGEWYGKTNKELKQWYIDNQNSFWTWDKAIAQSITGLSTKWYDYFLDKDLFPEGFAFIDNLLNFESSDFFDTPKSLDTPSMLNGKQVTEVDGYYEVSMTTKAVNYLKEANQKQLLKNFNIDSEDSETVNEFNEGFNIVGSIKINFIIFR, from the coding sequence ATGAAAAAAATTCTAAGTATTATTGCTGCATTTAGTTTAACTGTTACTTCAAGCTTTGCTGTTGTTGCTTGTAATAAACAAATTAAAATAGTAGACATAAAGAGATCTGTTAGTCATATTCAAAATAAGACTGATATAAATGAAGTTAACCAAGAGTTAATAAAAGTTAAAGTTGATGGTGTTAAAAAAATTGAGGCTTTTGAAATTGAAAATAATGAAACTGATGTAACAATAAAGATTAGTGTTGTCGAAGGCAGAAAAATTGATAGTGATAATTTTGTTTTGACTAAAGCTATAGCTGATAAAGCAATTGATAATCCAATTGTTCCAGATGGTGAATATGAAATGAGCTTTGAAGAATATATAAAAAACTTTTCAGTAACAACAGGTGCTGAACAAGAATTTCACGGTGATTGAAATATTGATTATTTTGATTTAACAAAAAACCAAGGTGAATGATATGGTAAAACAAATAAAGAATTAAAGCAATGATACATTGATAATCAGAACTCTTTTTGAACTTGAGATAAAGCAATTGCACAATCTATTACAGGGCTTAGTACCAAATGATATGATTATTTTTTAGATAAAGATTTATTTCCAGAAGGTTTTGCTTTTATTGATAATTTATTAAATTTTGAATCGTCTGATTTCTTTGATACACCTAAATCCTTAGATACACCATCAATGCTAAACGGAAAACAAGTAACTGAAGTTGATGGATATTATGAAGTTTCTATGACTACTAAAGCAGTAAATTATTTAAAAGAAGCTAATCAAAAACAATTATTAAAAAATTTTAATATAGATAGTGAAGATAGTGAAACTGTTAATGAATTTAATGAAGGGTTTAATATAGTTGGATCAATAAAAATAAATTTTATAATATTTAGATAA
- a CDS encoding ABC transporter ATP-binding protein translates to MKTNNKVSRYTAFFKLIGRYYITYWWIAISLILIILSFCLSRISIPLLTQQITFAIKHENNIPVNGYWGLSLTTNIILSISMIALDAVGTYLFNYLSWIFGRKIEVDLRNKILEKLVRQDISYYSDKKIGEILTSVITDTQNVGEGAVNIPTSIGISLSQFIVAFIMTFVLAPVIAFFGAIVYFSLLTLYFVFYARTVKKYAVVREVYEEVNGNVTDRIGTVRLIKASGTEDYEKAYFEQQQEINYKAHKPAIFNLTLLITTVYAGSMILQFAVPIIAGIYYSVLGNDTAATDFFSNVFPAYIINQANLIATFSGLMGITFGLAMSGVASIHITELLGSQSIMDPHYYDGVIVKEIKGDIVFKDIEFRYPEKPAKLILPKFNFTFEEGKSYAFVGETGSGKSTIARLLLRFYDPSNGEIIINKNNNLKDLNLSSYLSHVGYVEQEPQILFGNVFENVKYGKFDATDEQVIEACKKAEIHKLITSWPEGYNTVLGERGFMLSGGQKQRLVIARMILKDPEILILDEATSALDNIVEKEIQAKLNELMKGRTSFTIAHRLSTIKDVDHIIVLGGNGAGIVQQGNFKQLVKVPGHFKNLYEAGLLEAQENM, encoded by the coding sequence ATGAAAACTAATAATAAAGTATCTAGATATACAGCTTTTTTTAAGCTTATAGGTAGATATTATATAACATATTGATGAATTGCAATATCATTAATTTTGATAATTTTATCGTTTTGTTTATCTAGGATATCAATACCTTTATTAACACAACAAATAACATTTGCAATTAAACATGAAAATAACATTCCTGTTAATGGGTATTGAGGTTTATCACTAACAACAAACATTATTTTATCAATTAGTATGATTGCACTTGATGCAGTTGGTACTTACTTATTTAATTATCTTTCTTGAATATTTGGAAGAAAAATTGAAGTTGATTTAAGAAATAAAATCCTTGAAAAATTAGTAAGACAAGATATTTCTTATTATTCTGATAAAAAAATTGGAGAGATATTAACAAGTGTTATTACTGATACTCAAAATGTGGGTGAAGGTGCTGTTAATATTCCAACAAGTATTGGAATTTCTTTATCTCAATTTATAGTAGCTTTTATAATGACATTTGTTTTAGCTCCAGTTATTGCTTTTTTTGGTGCGATAGTTTATTTTTCATTATTAACTCTTTATTTTGTATTTTATGCTAGAACTGTTAAAAAATATGCAGTTGTAAGAGAAGTTTATGAAGAAGTTAATGGTAATGTAACTGATAGAATTGGTACTGTAAGATTAATAAAAGCTTCTGGTACTGAAGATTATGAAAAAGCTTATTTTGAACAACAACAAGAAATTAACTACAAAGCACACAAACCAGCTATTTTTAATTTAACACTTTTAATTACAACAGTTTATGCTGGATCAATGATTTTGCAATTTGCAGTTCCTATAATTGCTGGAATTTATTATTCTGTTCTTGGTAATGATACGGCTGCTACTGATTTTTTTAGTAATGTGTTTCCTGCTTATATAATTAATCAAGCAAACTTAATAGCTACTTTTTCTGGTTTAATGGGAATTACGTTTGGATTAGCAATGTCGGGTGTTGCTAGTATACATATAACTGAACTATTGGGTTCTCAATCAATAATGGACCCGCATTATTATGATGGAGTTATCGTTAAAGAAATTAAAGGTGATATTGTTTTTAAAGATATTGAATTTAGATATCCAGAAAAACCAGCAAAATTGATTTTGCCAAAATTTAATTTCACTTTTGAAGAAGGTAAATCATATGCTTTTGTTGGAGAAACTGGTTCTGGTAAGTCTACAATTGCTAGATTATTGTTAAGATTTTATGACCCAAGTAATGGAGAAATTATTATTAACAAAAATAATAATTTAAAAGATTTAAATTTATCAAGTTATTTAAGCCATGTTGGATATGTAGAACAAGAACCCCAAATATTATTTGGGAACGTATTTGAAAATGTTAAGTATGGTAAATTTGATGCGACTGATGAACAAGTAATTGAAGCTTGTAAAAAAGCTGAAATACATAAATTAATAACATCATGACCAGAAGGATATAATACAGTTCTTGGAGAACGTGGATTTATGCTATCTGGGGGTCAAAAACAAAGATTGGTTATTGCTAGAATGATTTTAAAAGATCCTGAAATTTTAATTTTAGATGAAGCTACTTCAGCATTAGATAATATTGTTGAAAAAGAAATTCAAGCAAAACTAAACGAACTAATGAAGGGTAGAACAAGTTTCACTATTGCACACAGACTTTCAACAATTAAAGATGTAGATCATATTATTGTTCTTGGTGGCAATGGTGCTGGAATTGTCCAACAAGGAAATTTTAAACAACTTGTTAAAGTGCCTGGCCACTTTAAAAATCTGTATGAAGCAGGATTATTAGAAGCACAAGAAAATATGTAA
- a CDS encoding phosphatase PAP2 family protein, with protein MKLFLISVFIIALLFFIASSFYDKKIMDFFVGFYKVDIIHWISTWSYELGSMLLIGFIVPICLICLSDRIIIVNKDKRVFRWLYMHKNAFLIFLFWVFLIIGLSNTTHNSIQNIWYGINNQVMISIDKVDLAHLLTYFQVGVINLLMVLMILLFNVLFFFIYLKDMIMTNYISENNLIKPTITMIYYMCFCFAAVFVIKHISGRPLYSNSVWTRQNAINMGLNPNNSVEEMFKIYGWDFFDPKGLGRFSPAKYHEWWEPNDTLKNWKNWFTYPEKDFWIDLEDNYMDMDFPSGHIMSYSNLLATCYFFYFTKSYKQTEKFSNVQKSLFSLCLILIALSIFTLMIQMFHWPTDILFSICAACLIFVGCQKLTNKNRLKKLIK; from the coding sequence ATGAAACTTTTTTTAATCTCAGTTTTTATTATTGCACTTTTGTTTTTTATTGCTTCTTCATTTTATGATAAAAAAATTATGGACTTTTTTGTAGGTTTTTACAAAGTAGATATTATTCATTGAATTTCTACCTGAAGTTATGAACTTGGAAGCATGCTACTAATTGGTTTTATAGTACCAATTTGTTTAATATGTCTTTCAGATAGAATAATAATTGTAAACAAAGATAAAAGAGTGTTTAGATGACTATATATGCATAAAAATGCTTTTTTAATTTTTTTATTTTGAGTTTTTTTAATAATAGGATTATCAAATACAACTCATAATTCAATTCAAAATATTTGATATGGAATTAATAATCAAGTTATGATATCAATTGATAAAGTTGATTTAGCCCATTTATTAACTTATTTTCAAGTTGGTGTTATTAATCTTTTAATGGTTTTAATGATCTTATTATTTAATGTTTTATTCTTCTTTATATATTTAAAAGATATGATAATGACTAATTATATCTCTGAAAATAATTTAATAAAACCCACAATTACAATGATTTATTATATGTGTTTTTGTTTTGCTGCAGTTTTTGTTATAAAACACATTTCAGGTAGACCATTATATTCAAATAGCGTTTGAACAAGACAAAATGCTATTAATATGGGATTAAACCCTAATAACTCTGTTGAAGAAATGTTTAAAATATATGGTTGAGATTTTTTTGACCCTAAAGGTTTAGGAAGATTCAGCCCTGCTAAATATCATGAATGATGAGAGCCTAACGATACACTTAAAAATTGAAAAAATTGGTTTACTTATCCTGAAAAAGATTTTTGAATAGATTTAGAAGATAACTACATGGACATGGACTTTCCATCTGGACATATTATGAGTTATTCAAACTTATTAGCTACTTGTTATTTCTTTTATTTTACTAAGTCATATAAACAAACTGAAAAATTTTCAAATGTACAAAAAAGTCTTTTTTCTTTATGTCTAATTTTAATAGCATTATCTATTTTTACTTTAATGATTCAAATGTTTCATTGACCAACTGATATTTTATTTTCAATTTGTGCTGCTTGTTTGATTTTTGTTGGATGTCAAAAATTAACAAATAAAAATAGATTAAAAAAACTTATTAAATAA
- a CDS encoding J domain-containing protein, protein MYFIDSDLKDKILLIKNYNNIDIEKIDLLLFDFYKLTVKMNEMFENSITLDNLKNSQLKMKQSEFIKKFSDCLFNQQEMFLNNVLNSQIEKNYLSEKIQIAYYQAKEKLLSFYKEYKIFLITNFDQKLEQPVKVVVNDYHAFENYNKTNTLNLEDNILYAFEVLMISPTKDLKVIKKAYINLCKQFHPDKNKSYYSEQITKNLNKAYNNIKTFLKGL, encoded by the coding sequence ATGTATTTTATTGATAGTGATTTAAAAGATAAAATATTGTTAATTAAAAATTATAATAATATTGATATTGAAAAAATAGATTTATTGTTATTTGATTTTTATAAATTAACTGTAAAAATGAATGAAATGTTTGAAAATTCTATAACATTAGATAACTTAAAAAATTCGCAATTAAAAATGAAACAATCTGAATTTATAAAAAAGTTTAGTGATTGTTTATTTAATCAACAAGAAATGTTTTTAAATAATGTTTTAAATAGTCAAATTGAAAAAAATTATTTAAGTGAAAAAATCCAAATAGCTTATTATCAAGCAAAAGAAAAACTGTTATCATTTTACAAAGAGTATAAAATATTTTTAATAACTAATTTTGATCAAAAACTTGAACAACCAGTTAAAGTTGTGGTTAATGATTATCATGCTTTTGAAAACTATAATAAAACTAACACATTAAATTTAGAAGATAATATTTTATATGCTTTTGAAGTTTTAATGATTAGTCCCACAAAAGATTTAAAAGTTATTAAAAAAGCTTATATAAATCTTTGTAAGCAATTTCACCCAGATAAAAATAAAAGTTATTATTCTGAACAAATAACTAAAAACTTAAATAAAGCATATAACAATATAAAAACATTTTTAAAAGGTTTATAA